The genomic stretch CAGAAAAGTCCACATGAGGTACTTCTTTGCAGTGAACATATGACAAAAATTACCCTAtgcaggttgcagtcttgtaaattgctttgtaggcttacatgcaaaacaacTGATCTTTGTATATCATGTATGTAATACTGTGTAattgtgatttaattgaaaaaaggtgGTCAAGCCACGAAGAATGAAAAGTTACGTATTCCTGAAgtcaaagcattttttttttgtttctgtttgcAGTTTTTACTAgaccgcaccacttccagtaattATGATACCCTCCTACTTCCCTTGATTGATatcccccaaaagatgcaagtttttttttaaaatctttagataTGTTTCAATATAGCATTACtttttaatcaaacaaaaaaaaaatgagtccagaacaaaattaagaaaaaaagtgGACTATTTTATTTATCTCCATGTTTTGGGCTGATGTGAAATATATTTGAAGATGTGAATATGATTTGCATAAGATTACAGATGTTGCACGCACAAACAAAATTTTGCATATTCAGCAAAATTCAACAAAGCTAAACAACATATGTCACTAATTATTGTTACACATCTGCAGCATTTTTCGAATAGATACTTTTATTGCATCTGCTATTTAAGAAGCTACttcatttaaacaatttatcTTGTTATCATTAGGTCTTATATTACAGATTGTGGTAAGTGTTCATATATTTTCTTAGAAACGGAAATCCGTCTGTCTGAAATTGTCAGCTTTTGTTATTTGTTCAGATGTTAAGACactgaaaacaaaaatatccattatgtaaataaatgtaaggTGATTGACACAATAAAAACTGTACTAAATCTTTTTATAAGCTCAATTGGCCCAGTGGACCAAGTGagtttttttcatcacttggcgccGTACTTCGTCCGTAGTCCGTCGTTGTCCGTCGTTaactttcacaaaaatcttctccttttcaatctactttgccaaatttaaccaaacttggctataATCCTCATTTGGGTATCTTGTTTAGATATGTGTCCAATGACCCGCCAATACACTTTCAATGAGTAATTTGATTGTTAAGAACtagctttgataaaaaaaagatttatggtaTGATTGACAACGAGACAACGAtccttaatttttttaatgaatggaTTTTAGCAATTATGGAAAACTTTACGGcgttaaataaatagaaaacttaccgcatagtcggctatacaACACCCCGACATTAATTGATCACATttgaatatcataatatatgGGGTTAAATAAAAGAACAAGGGGTAGGTAGAGAAAACAGGAAATTTGATTATGAAATAATCCTACAATATTACATTTGAAATTGAGAGAGAAAATAAACCCTACATACAGGTATTAAagtatttgacaaaaataaataaatattgcaaTGTCTTTTTTTTAAGCAATGAGTAATATAAAGGCGTACTAAAAGTTAAGGTCACATATAAAGACATGTAGCACTGTTGTAAGCAGCCTCGAACACAGTGCATATATCTGAATCAACTCCATAATCAAGGATAAATAAGTgcctttatagaaaaaaaaaacaaaaaacaccgTCTGTTCGGCTGTTTATTGGTGACTTCGAAGTtgagttttaacatattttagaAAATTGAAGCTAGCAATCAAAATTTATCATATGGTGCATACAAGTAAAACGAAACTTGCTTCTAAATATGAAGCAATATATAATCGATGTTTACAACATTtcacatttttacaaattttctgcTTTAGTATTACAGTATCATGATgaaattttgttgtttgattGTAACCATCTTCTGCGCTATTCGTGTTTCTAATTGCGGAAGTAAGTAATAGTTTATGTTAATTAATAACGGGGTGGGTGTTATTACTCAtacactatataaaaaagaatatgtggtatgattgccaatgagacaactctccacaagagaccacatgacacagacatgaacatctataggtcactatacagccttcaacaatgagctttATCATGCTCACTAAATTACCAAATGACTACACAAGATGTATGGACTGTTTTTTTGTCTGCCAAAAAGTAATGTTGTGACAGGTTCACTATTTGGACCAGTCCCGCCTGCAGATTAAGTTGAATCTGATTTCACAGCAATACATAATAATGTCTCCTCAACTTTATTGTATACAAGTCTAATGGATTAAATTAACGTGCTCTTGcacataaataaaattgatatgaacCTATTGTtcctttttttaaagtcattacTGCAATTAAAGATAATGACTACAAAAATCCAGTTTATTTCCTAAAAAATGCTAATTTCTTATGGTATAATGCAGAGTTTCGAGCTTTCAATGTCACATTGAATTTAAGTACTGTATTATTTAGGACTCACTGGAAATTGTCTGACATCAAATGGTAAATGTGCAAGAAAAGGTGTTGCTTGTGATGATGCGTTTGGTGAAGGATGGATAGACAAGGGAAAATGTTGTAATGATAGACCatgttgtatatataaatgtcCAAGTAAGTTAACACAGAAAACATACGATATCTCTGGTCCCTTCTATTCAAGTCAAACATAGGCATGTATTGGAAAAAATAATGctgtaaattaaattaaacaatgTCATATTGTAAGCAACTTGTAGGATAGTTTGTTGGTGTCCTCAAATTCCAAGAACACCAATGAAAGCGAGTAGTTCAAGTATTTGTGAATTAAATTGGGCCATCATTAAGGATACACCGGTAGAATGATATTAAATTGTAagaagttatttttttaatttctgctaAGTTTAGGGATTACAACCCGtaattttacataatattttaccgtttttttttaacaataacgATTTTAACACATCGCGATTTGATTTATGTGATCTGAAAAAAAGTCAGAAATGGAATCACTTAGTAACTCGTCCTAAAAACGGCTACCTCAGTGCAACCTTGCTATAATAATGAATTATCAGTTTCAATTATatcgaaataaataaaaacaaactaaaacaaaacaataagataACTGTAAGGAGAAAGCTATCAGAACGAAAACCACGacttaattttaaagtttaatagaATTATTCCATTTTCATTcataatctatatttatttttgcaCAGATTTATGTAGAAGTGCAAACTACAGCTGTGGATTCGAGACTCCAGaatgtgtttttcagtttgttaCCCCTATTAGTGATTATGTATGGTCATATAAAACTGTAAGTTTTAAGACAAGTTCTgcattctacaaaaaaaaaacaaaaaaaaaccgttCGATATACGACCAGTGATAGATGACAAGGATTGTTTGTTTAGAGAATCTGACGATATCAAAATAAGTATTTAAACTCAAAAAGCGAACacacaaaatctttttttaacatgACGACCTACTTATGTCATCCAGTAAAATCAAAGTATAGATATGTTTAGTGCAGATGCATGAACAAACAAAATTGACTATTCCGACTTACAACCCTTTTAAACGCCCTACTTTTTATTCggttacaaaaaataaaatgagtttgtaaaaaatatttgggGATTTTATTTCTACAAACGTTggcattttttataaaattatgaaattagACAACAATTGAATAAAATAGACCCTAGGCGAACAGGTAGTAGGCGAACAGCTACAAGGGAGAACGTGATTCTGGGCAAACAGACCCAGATTCCTGAATACACGATTATTTGTTCAGATGAGTTCATAATTAGTATTAAATGCCTATTCTTtcaaacattgttgggttgatgaagctaaataacatttcattttataattCATATGAATGTGTTACACTCAATACAATTATTAAGTGCAAATAATGAAAATTCTTATTTGAAATACGGAGGTAAAATGGAACAGCTCAACATAACCATCTGTATACGGCTTTCACAGTTGATAGAATGTCCCTTTGAATCggaataattcatggcagccgtacatttgttttcatttaatcatGGATTTGGCATTTATATTCGTATTTTTCTAACTCGCTAACACTCGGAATAAAATGATCGAATATAAATGCTATATCcacttctaaaaaaaaaaaaatcttaattatatTGCCTGCCCTACGTATTCATGTCTACATTTTCCAATAGCCGGGTTTCAGAAGAACACACGTTAAAGTCAGTTTATTTCGTAAATATATGATTTAATACCATGTTTAttcgcatttttttttaattaaaggcaCTTACAACGTCTAGTATTATCTCTCTTATAACGTAGTTGAAAAAGAAATAATCTTTGCAATATCTACACGAgacaaaaatatcattaaataaataaaaatatatacaaatttaaaactaGCTACATGATTGCATCTAGATGTATTAACTTTTGTTGGATTATCGGATTGgtattacttaaaaaaaagtcTATTTATCGATTTATCATTTTTAACGTCTATGTTCTCACTATGTAAACGATGTTTTTCTCTTTAGTTCACGTTTTAAACCTTAAACACGACAAACGGAAATCTAACTGTTGATAATGTTTAAACTTGATGTTTCAGGGTCCGACAAATACGGGGGGAACTGGGCCCTCAGGAGCAGCCGAGGGAACACATTACCTATACACAGAGGCCAATAATGGGGAAAAAGGAGATACAGCTATACTCACAACAGATGCTGCTAATTTACCAGGTATCTTCATACGTTCATTTATTCAAAAATGGCgttcttttaaaattatgtttacaaaaaaaattacttactAGAAGAAGGTACTTCCAGACTTGAAGGTATATACATGACTTCAGCAATGTCAGAACTGAGCCAAACCGTAATCTCATGATTTTCAAGGTCGATACAAGTTGAAGTTATTTACTTTGTGGATATCAACTTTCGAGATTTCTGACAAAATATCGTTTCTTCCAGAGGATCCTGATTTGTAGATTTATAATAAACACGATTGAAATTTCCTTGAAATACGTTTTTCACTGGGAAGGTAATGTCTTGACTTGAACACTCGCCCAGTTCTATCCTAACCAGtactttaaacaaacattcaCATAGCATTCAGTTGCATgcaagaaaataactatcacTGGACGCTAACTAATCTAATTGTCACCTGTTTTGGTAATATGTGTACAAGcaacatgtaaatttatttttccaaaatattctatagaaaccaaaaaataaaaaaaaataatggtggtTTGAATTAATTAAGATGTATGATTATGACCAAGACAATTTTGTAATGCAATGATATGTAGGATTAATTTTCCtaaaactgtcaaattcaaagaaatatttgttttaccttTTCCGTTTGCAACCGGAT from Mytilus edulis chromosome 7, xbMytEdul2.2, whole genome shotgun sequence encodes the following:
- the LOC139529704 gene encoding MAM domain-containing glycosylphosphatidylinositol anchor protein 1-like; this translates as MMKFCCLIVTIFCAIRVSNCGRLTGNCLTSNGKCARKGVACDDAFGEGWIDKGKCCNDRPCCIYKCPNLCRSANYSCGFETPECVFQFVTPISDYVWSYKTGPTNTGGTGPSGAAEGTHYLYTEANNGEKGDTAILTTDAANLPACPYCLSFKYHMMGPEAGSLEICVGEKGLPYGKKWEYIGGLSLSHDDWQKVTLNIPQYCNPVFTIMSTKNGTIGDVAIDDIILRTGACD